The proteins below come from a single Zea mays cultivar B73 chromosome 8, Zm-B73-REFERENCE-NAM-5.0, whole genome shotgun sequence genomic window:
- the LOC103636134 gene encoding sphinganine C4-monooxygenase 1 → MWWMMMSGEELVVTLAPVAVYWVYAGIYEALLARTAVLDRYRLHSRRDEETKNVASRKDVVKGVLLQQGIQVSISVAILKMKGHGAAAADATATNDDLAAAVAVAEPFLLVAAARFGVAMLVLDAWQYFTHRLMHSVPYMYRQFHSCHHRVAAPYAYAAQYGHPVDGVLTETMSGVAAYLASGMPPRVATAFFVFATVKGVDDHCGVAAPWNPFHVVFRNNTVYHDVHHQRGGGRHNFSQPFFVIWDRLLGTHASYVLRHRNDGGLEVKAFEDRRMR, encoded by the exons ATGTGGTGGATGATGATGAGCGGCGAGGAGCTGGTGGTGACGCTGGCGCCGGTGGCCGTGTACTGGGTGTACGCGGGGATCTACGAGGCGCTGCTGGCGCGTACCGCGGTGCTGGACAGGTACAGGCTGCACTCGAGGCGGGACGAGGAGACCAAGAACGTCGCCTCCAGGAAGGACGTCGTCAAAGGGGTGCTCCTGCAGCAGGGCATCCAGGTCTCCATTTCCGTTGCCATCCTCAAG ATGAAGGGACACGGTGCCGCTGCTGCTGATGCCACCGCCACCAACGACGATCTCGCGGCGGCGGTGGCTGTGGCGGAACCGTTCCTGCTGGTGGCGGCGGCGCGGTTCGGCGTGGCGATGCTGGTGCTGGACGCGTGGCAGTACTTCACGCACAGGCTCATGCACTCCGTCCCGTACATGTACCGGCAGTTCCACTCGTGCCACCACCGCGTGGCGGCGCCCTACGCGTACGCGGCGCAGTACGGGCACCCTGTGGACGGCGTGCTCACGGAGACGATGTCGGGCGTTGCGGCGTACCTGGCCTCGGGCATGCCCCCGCGTGTGGCCACGGCCTTCTTCGTCTTCGCCACCGTCAAGGGCGTGGACGACCACTGCGGCGTGGCCGCGCCGTGGAACCCGTTCCACGTCGTGTTCCGGAACAACACCGTCTACCACGACGTGCACCACCAGCGCGGCGGCGGCCGGCACAACTTCTCCCAGCCCTTCTTCGTCATCTGGGACCGTCTGCTCGGCACGCACGCGTCGTACGTCCTGAGACATAGGAACGACGGCGGGCTCGAGGTCAAGGCCTTCGAGGATCGTCGGATGCGTTAA
- the LOC100273417 gene encoding V-type proton ATPase subunit E-like: MNDADVSKQIQQMVRFIRQEADEKANEISVSAEEEFNIEKLQLVEAEKKKIRQEYERKEKQVEVRKKIEYSMQLNASRIKVLQAQDDLVNKMKDDAMKELLLVSHNHHEYKNLLKDLIIQGLLRLKEPAVLLRCRKDDHHHVESVLHSAKHEYASKADVHEPEIFVDHDVYLPPAPSHHDAHGQFCSGGIVLASRDGKIVFESTLDARLEVVFRKKLPEIRKLLFGQTAA; the protein is encoded by the exons ATGAATGACGCCGATGTATCCAAGCAGATCCAGCAGATGGTGCGGTTCATCCGCCAGGAGGCCGACGAGAAGGCCAACGAGATCTCCGTCTCCGCCGAGGAG GAATTCAACATTGAGAAGTTGCAGCTTGTTGAAGCTGAGAAAAAGAAGATCAGGCAAGAGTATGAACGCAAAGAGAAGCAGGTTGAAGTACGCAAGAAAAT TGAGTACTCTATGCAGTTGAATGCTTCTCGCATCAAAGTTCTTCAAGCTCAGGATGATCTAGTTAACAAAATGAAAGACGATGCCATGAAGGAACTTCTCCTTGTCAGCCACAACCACCATGAATACAAGAACCTTTTGAAAGACCTAATCATTCAG GGTTTGCTCCGTTTGAAAGAGCCAGCAGTATTGCTCCGTTGCCGCAAGGATGATCACCATCATGTGGAATCAGTGCTGCATTCAGCAAAGCATGAGTATGCATCAAAAGCAGATGTCCATGAACCAGAGATATTTGTTGATCATGATGTATACCTGCCACCTGCCCCAAGCCATCATGATGCTCATGGCCAGTTTTG CTCTGGAGGTATTGTATTGGCTTCTCGAGATGGAAAGATTGTGTTTGAGAGTACACTTGACGCAAGACTAGAAGTTGTTTTCCGCAAGAAATTGCCAGAG ATCCGGAAGCTTCTTTTTGGCCAGACTGCAGCCTAA